The genomic stretch GACTCTTAGACCTGCTTGTCTGTACTTGGACTTAACACTTAAGTGTAAGCAGTACGTGAACCTAACACTTACGTGTTTCTTGGTTCTGCTAGTATGATTTCTGTGGACTTGGAGTTGAGATAATTACTGTAGAACTTCAGACTAGAGGTGGCTACTTTGCTGCTTCTTCAGTAAGCCATTgtcttaattaaaataaaaacaagatggGGTTAAAGTAGGTTTGTGTTTTCAGAAGCTCACAATCTTAAGGTGAGATGTTTGTTGCCTGTGTTTCAGCTGGAAGGCAGGCAGATGACATTGTGAACTGGCTGAAGAAGCGCACAGGCCCTGCTGTCACCACCCTGGTGGACGTCACTGCCACACAGTCTCTGATTGCCGACAATGAAGTGGTGGTCGTTGGATTCTTTAAGGTGAGAGCCTTTTGCAAGTACGATGTGtcgaagaaaaacacaaaatgtgtaaGATGTGACTTtcaactaaaaagaaaaacaacccaatgcattttgtgttttgtgtaccATAGGATGTTGCATCTGCTGGTGCCAAGGCTTTTGAAAAAGCAGCTGAAGCCGTGGAAGATATTCCCTTTGCCACAACTTCAGAAGAAGCAGTGTTTACCAAGTTTGAGGTGTCTCAGGACAGTGTTGTCCTCTTCAAGAAGGTGAGTGCATTTTCTGTGGTCACAATCACTCGAAGGTATTTAAAATGACATGTATTCTATTGTATGTTATTAGCGTTAACTTAATTAACATGTGTCATCTAATGATCGCTAAATGGGTCATTGTGCCCTCACGCAAGTTTTTAATGGAGCTCACATATCAGTCTGCTTTTTGGTCTACGTGTTTGCACGGTAATCCGATGCAGTCGACCCCACGGTATCCGCTGCTGCTAAGTTTGCCAGGTCCCTGCCAGTCGTGAGGGACCAGCTCATGGAATGACAGCCGCACGTGATGCTAATGACATGAAATGATCCCCTCTAAGGCTAATTGACATTGAGTAGTTGTTGAATTTCAGCCCCGGAGCTGTCTGCGCCGACGGGGCTAATGCACTTTAACAAAAGGTGCAAAAACCGACTACACCGTAAGGGACTTGGCGCTTGAAACCTGTTGGGTACATCTGCAATAGTGACACTCTGATCGACTGCAATAAAAGTAGTAACTTGGTTTTAAAATGCAGGTCAAACACTTTTGATTGATAGACTTTTACGGCTCTGATCAACACATGTAAACTTTGTGGGGGGAAGACAACTGATGGgaatcaaatgtgtgtgtgctttcagTTCGATGAGGGACGCAACACCTTCGACGGTGATCTCACCAAAGACAACATCCTGTCCTTCGTCAAGGCCAACCAACTGCCTCTGGTCATCGAGTTCACAGAGCAGGTAATTAGTGGGCTCCTGCATTCCCAAGTAACGAGCAGTGCAACAGCTCCAAGTGATTCTTTTAATTTCTGTAACGTCTCTATCATCCACAGACCGCCCCGAAAATATTTGGTGGAGAGATCAAGTCCCACATTCTCATGTTTCTGCCAAAAGCAGCCTCAGACTTCCAGGATAAAATGGACCAGTTTAAGAAAGCTGCAGAGTCATTCAAGGGTCAGGTGAGGTCGCATGTCAGTCATCGTATTAGCCGCCATCGTTTTCTGATAGGATGGAGACATTTTTAACTGACTTATTACATCTCTGTCCAGATCCTGTTCATTTTCATCGACAGCGACGTGGACGACAACCAGCGCATCCTGGAGTTCTTTGGCCTGAAGAAAGAGGAGTGCCCTGCCATTCGTCTCATCACCTTGGAGGATGAGATGACAAAGTACAAGCCAGAGAATGACGCCATCACTGCCGAAAGCATCGTCCAATTCTGCATGCAGTTCCTCGAGGGCAAGCTGAAGGTAGGAGTATGGCTGACAGCGGCGTCATTGCACCCTGGGTTCAAATAAACGAGTATTCCAATCAACACAAACATTAACGATGCGTCGTCTCGTCCTTCTCAGCCTCATCGTATGAGCCAAGACGTCCCCGAAGACTGGGACAAAAACCCAGTCAAGGTTCTGGTCGGCAAGAACTTTGAGGAGGTGGCCTTCGATCCCAAGAAGAACGTCTTCGTTGAATTCTGTAAGATTTGTTTTCACTGTACAGTTGggaaaattagcattttaaataGCATGGAGCTAACCAAAGGCCTCTTTTCAACATGCATATTAAAAAGGCAACACCTCCAAGCATGTTTGTCTTAAACCCAAATTTGATTTTCGTACTCGCTCCCGGCTAAGCAGTTTTCATTTCCAAGAGTTGGTGATCAGGCTTCACACGTATGCTCTCATGGCGGCTTCTGCTAAGGGAGTTGTTACCAGACACTTTAGCTAAAAACACCCACTTAAAAATAGCGACTGGATCATTCTGCGGTGGTTCACATAGAGGTGTGCACTATTTTAGGGTTTTTTAATCACTTGTGACCAGCAGGGGTTGGCTTGTCCGCTTCAGGCGACCTCATCCTAAGCTATGTCCACATGAACGTGGTTGTtttcaaaagacacattttttggccttttggtccaaacaggttttgtttttttaaaaaccggCGCTTAGGGGACGTCTTGTATAGAGATTGAAATACCATTGCTGTGTTGCAGATGCACCCTGGTGTGGCCACTGTAAGCAGCTGAATCCCATCTGGGAAAAGCTGGGCGAGAAGTACAAGGACAGCGCTGACATCATCGTGGCCAAGATGGACTCTACAGCCAATGAGATTGAGGCAGTCAAAGTCCACAGCTTCCCTACCCTTAAATTCTTCCCAGCAGGAGACGAACACACGGTATTTCACTCATTCTTGTCTTGGTGACCACAGGCTGCTCGTACAAATGAAAGATGTAGGTGGAGCCTCACATCCAAAGTAATGTCATGAATGTGTCTCGATGTAGCAAACCAAACGGAAATGTGAGCCTCTTGACCTCCataaggttgttgttgttgttgttgatcgACTCTGCTGCATTCCTGCTCAATGACTCTTGTATGCCCAGCCTGCACCTGCTTTACGCTTAAACAGGTATTCATATTTCTGTAAATACTTTGTACACTGGATCCACCTGATGGAAAGCACAGTGTGCAGGATAGCAGGATGAATGTGGTGAAATTGCACAGCACATGTGGCTTAAGTGTAGTTAGGCAGGagataataatcaataatttgCAAGAAACTGCATCTTATCCATAGGTGATCGATTACAATGGGGAGAGAACACTGGAAGGCTTCACCAAGTTCCTGGAGAGTGGCGGTAAGGAGGGAGGCGCTCCAGCCGGGGATGACGATGACGAGGATTACGATGCTGATGTAAGAAATTCACTATTGGCATCAACTCTGCTTTTACTGGAAACTTATTGGAatcttttttatgattttggaGGTAATTGAAGATCTTAAATCCTGGATTCAGTCAGGATTGGAGGTTCTAACATTAGCACAGACACCCGCCCACCCGATCCCTAGCCCCACCCTGGTTGTGCTCCAACTAGGACAGTTTTCTCAGCGTTGAAGTGAAATTTGGCATAAAATGTCTTTTACTGTTGCTTTTAATTAGGCATTATAAAGGAGACGTAAGGTGTTAACTTGTCAGATCTCCACAGAGGATCTTGGCAGGCTTTAAATTAAGAATTTGACGTGCACAACGAGACCGTTGATGCTACTTTTATCTCCTCTCCTTCCCAGCAGTCTAATTCTAGCGCAGCCTATTACTGTCCTCATATATTCCACAGCTGTCCTAACTGTTTACTGGCCATTGCCTGGAGCCGGCAGTGGCGCACGTGCAGCATTggagctaacattagcatcggCCTGCACACGCTCATCTCCCTCAGACCTAGACTAGACATGAAGGAATGCCCGTGCAAATAAaccatgtgtttttattttttagtttttgcatTGTCTGTTGCTATTACCCTACCGTAGAAATTATGCAGCGTTCATATCTTTTTATAAGCAGGAAATTAGACTTGATGTAAATGTATCACTCTGGATCCAATGTCAGTTTTTGATTTGTCATTTCGTTCCCGATCTCCAGGATTTGGATGAGGGTCAGGATGAGGACTCTGACGGCGAGGACGACGATGGTCATGACGAGTTGTAAGAGGCGGTCGAGAGAAAAGGAGTCCCGCCCTGTTCCCTCTTTCCAGTCACTACACCACCTTCACTCTTTATTGAACCCCACACCCCACAAGTTCTGAGCTGAGAACATGAATACGTCACTCAACTGCCTGAGTCCACCAGCCCGGCCCAGTAATTGACCAAGGCAGCACGAGTGGCGAGGCGGCCCCCCCAACCTCATACTCTTTGCCCAGACTGGTCTTCTGAGGTGGGGAGGGCGGCAACACGGAACTGCACGGTGACTCCTCCTGCAAGGCTTCCATGCCAGTTATTTGCCTTGTTTTTGTTAACGCTTCCATTCAAGGGTCGCGTGCACTAAAGTGGTTTAGTGCCGATGCTTTTGTAAGGATCAACCTGGAGAGAACAAGTGGCCATCCTGTTTGTATTTTTCACCAGTATGATTCCCTCGCTGTGTAGCAACTTGCTCGTTTTCTTCCCCCTCGGTGTAGCTCAAGATCTTCATTTGTTACTGTCCTCACTCTTGTAAGATGCATTTTCTAAAAGAACGAATGCTAACTTTCTTttttgatggggaaaaaaaacatgttttatttaattgctTAACTAAGTAGTTTTTTATGTTTGACCATCGTGCCCAGTTGTAGCCGGTTGGCCTTGTTGGGGCAGAGTTGGCACTTACACACTCAGGCCATGGATGTTTGGTTTTGGGGGGTTTTGAGCAGGTTCTGCTAACTGTTCATGCCTCAGTAAAGAGATTGTTATGGTTACTCTAGCAGTGCAGATGTAATGTTGCTTTGAGAGAAGTGTTTGTTAATCTGATTGCTCCTCGCCCATGTTGTACACTCTTGGCTCCATCTCCACACCACTTGCCACTGAAGGGGAATGGATAGTTGGGATCATGGTGTGTGAGCATTGCTATGCTGTGATAGGTGGTGGCCCGTGTAGAGATAAGAGATGACATTTGACATCTGTACAGCGGTGAGGGATACTTAAAGCATTCCATCATATCCAGATTGGGGGAAAATGTGAAATGGTGGCCAAtaaacgattaaaaaaaaaaagatgcatccTGTTGTAATGTCTTGGTTGAAACGTATTTCACTTCCGTAGTGCGAGTGGAGGCGGTACCTTCTCGCGCATGGCAAGTTTTCGGTACGGTCTTGTTGCGCATGCGCAGTGAATTAATTACCCCAATTCAGTTTGAGTGAATTCCCCAAATCAAGTATAACGAATCAGTCAAAGGAATGGAGGTTCCCACCATTGACTGGCCCACAGCTAAACTATTCACTCGCTTTAACACCTATGGACATCTTGACCCCTACACAACGCACTTCAAGTGTGTTAAACTGTGTCCTGTACAGCTTTGGACGAACTCGTCAAGTCCCTAAGTGACATACAGGAGACATTTTGGAGTGATCGTCATGTCCCAGGATtggcttccccaaaatggcagcgtGTCAGGTCAGCAAACTCATTTCCAAAAGCTTATTTATTCCATTAATGCGTTGATGGGACACCGAATATTCTTGTAAAGTATAAGTTCATTTTTATCAAGTATACTTGGGGCTAAGTATACAAATATACGACAGACCATGTACTTTTAGTATACTAATGTAATACATCTTCGGATTAATTGGAACATTTTAAGTTTATAAAAAGTATACTTTCGTATACTACAGACCATGTACTTTCAGTGTACTAGTTCTCAATTTAAATGCAATCAGTAAAAACTCTTCTAAAAGGATTACATACAGACCCCAGTCAATTAGATTGAATAAGGTGAGTAGTGGTCCCGCCCCATTAATTCAGAAGCACTGCTTTACAAGACTATTACTCAAGTAGAAGGTagtcatccattttttatgggTTAATTAGTCAATAACTGTGAATGCTAAGACAACATTCATGGAGGAGTTGTTGATTTCATGCGAGAAGAGCCACATCATGCATCTGAACGTATGTGACCCAGGAGTCTCCTTAAGTTGCCTTCACTAGGATCCTCCCTCCCCCTGCTGAGGAGGTGAAGATTTGTGGGGGTGAAACGGTCATGGCTCGTGACCACCGAAGGGAGGCACCCTGACATGAGGGGGCCACTCGTGTGGGGTGTCCCAAAATAGCCTGACTGAGAGTATAAAGAGGTGTAAGGGCAGGTCTGGCTTCCAAAGGAGCAGCTCCACACTTTGAGTCACACAGAGAACGCGTGAGGAAGAAACCATCAAGGGTGACAAACCTTCTCCATTTGGACTGACATACAAGGATGAAGTACTACCGCTACCCCGTGTCTCAGACTCTGGGACTCAGATCTTACACCCAGGACAAGTACAGAAGTTCGGTATCGCAGAAGCCCCCCCGCAATGTCCACTTCCCCCACGACGTCGTCTTCCAAGACTTTGTACGGCACGGCGAGTTGGAGCGGATCGGACGCTTCATCCGCGCCAGAAGAGTCAGCCTGGACACCATCTACCACTCTGGTAGGACTAGACCTGGTCTGACATGCTGACGGTGCGTTCTCGGTGGTAACACTCGTGGTGTGTGCAGGTATGGCGGCCATCCATGAGGCAGTGCTTTCTGGGAACCTGGAGTGTGTGGAGCTGCTGGTCCACTATGGAGCAGACATCCACCAGAGAGACGAGGAAGGGTGGACGCCACTTCACATGGCTTGCAGCGACGGATTCCCTCACATTGCACGGTGAGCATCTTCACAGTCCAAACAGGTCTCGACCATGTGGATGTCCGGCATTGCCGTACCTCACTGACTTCCGGAATCTGACATGGAGCAACGTGACCTGTTTGTTTCTCCAGCTACCTCCTCTCCATTGGCGCCGACCCAAATCTGGAAAATGACAGCGGGGAGAAACCAGCTGACCTCATCGATCCAGACAACAAGGAACTGCTGGACCTCTTCGGCCCAGTCGACGACTGACAACCTCTGGGTTTCCATCGCTCGACTGTTCTGCTGAGAAGGACGAGGAAGGCCGGATGAGTTCGGCATCTTGAAGCGGAGAGCTGCCTCAACTATGGAGGTGACGGTGGACCCCTGAAGGACCCCAGAGCGGACTGGTTCCTCACATGGACCTCCAGGATGCCTTTCAATGAACACTGGCCGTATTTGACGTGAGACCGGCAGGAGGACAAGACACAGCTTGGGCCTCAAATGGAAAACTGTGTACTACTTGTCAGCGTGAACGCACTCAAAAAGACCAAGTATGGAAGTGCGCCAGTTGAAACACCTAGCATCTGCATAAGCATTCAAGTAAAAGCTCAATGAAACTTTTGAATAGATTCTAGCATTCAGCAAACTAATAACTGGACAGATGTGACGTGATGTgtaaagttttgtttttatgatttatttttgtacttttacaaataaactGTACATACAATTGCTCACATTTCAGCATCATTTCTCATCACACATCCTCAATATCAGGAGGCAGAGCCATGGTGGAAAATGTAAACCTGTTTGAACTGGTCAAAACTAATCAGAACCGGTTTGAAACAGTCTGAACCCGTCTAAACCAGTTCTGATTCtgcatgaattaaaaaaaatgagtagGTGGaagtataaaatatttattacgcATGTTCCCACCCCATGAACCACAACCTCCCGACCCATTTGACCCTTATAATATATAACACTAATATGACTCAGTTACCGGACTGCACGGTGGAACAGAGGCCACAcagaagacccgggttcgattctagCATTCAGCAAACAGGTTGGATTTCACAAacttttcaggttttttttttttcaaataaactgTACATACAATTTCAGCTTCATTTTTCGCATGTACAATCATGGCACAAATCCACATGTTCACTCTTTAAACTTCCACTCTTGTCTGCACATAGGACACTGCTGCTGGACCTGCTGGGAGTTgagccacttcaagatgcagtGCATGTGGAAACAGTGGGAACACTGACCCCAGACCAGTGGGCAGTCATCTCCGGGTACTTTACCTGGGAAACAGAtggtttgtattttagttcattttgcgGTTTTTATGCTTGGACATGATTACGTTAGGCAAAAAGAAATACAATtagcacatttttatttactaatagTACATTATCGCCGGATAGGCTCCGGCTTACctcgaccccagtgaggataaggaTAAGCTGCATAGTAAAAAGGCCGGATGAAAGCAAACGCCGAGTACTTACAGTCAGGACAGCAACCATTGAAGGCCAATCTGCAGATCCCACAGTTCTCGTCATTAGCCACCCACAACCAGGATGCCACTCCGTTCCATTTCTTGATCTTCACCTTCATCCCGTCCGTCCTAAAAGACAAATAGTTAACCTACGCACTCGGGAGGCAGTGACATTTGCTAGCTCATAGCGCGTACTAGCTAGGAGCTACTTTACCAAACTGTCGGCATTTAAACCGGTCTTTACATATACAAACACACTCTAGATTGTATGCTATTTCCTAGAAATGATCATTTTATCGGTATTTTCCTCAGGTGCGGAAAGCCATATGATGCCTGTACTACTTCTTGTGTGTAGTCACAATAGCTAATGCTAGGCTGTGTCTCAACTAAAATGCTTCCGTCAGTACACTCAGTACACCGTACACTTAGTTCCCAGGTAAGCTCATTTTGACAGCGTAGTGTTGTGCCAAGTCTGTGGCTGTTGTTTAGCACTTACCGGAAATTGTGTTCGCAATATTTATCAGTTTTCCACAGCTACTGGGTTGCTGATCGCCGCCATACTTCAAGTTAGCCCCGCCTCTTCCGCTACGTAGCAAACATTGCACACCATTTTGGACGTACAGTATTAGTTTCActctattttcatttcatttcaattgtGGATACAAAAGGTGAAG from Doryrhamphus excisus isolate RoL2022-K1 chromosome 1, RoL_Dexc_1.0, whole genome shotgun sequence encodes the following:
- the p4hb gene encoding protein disulfide-isomerase → MLRLFLLCMLAVAIPAEIAEEEDVLVLKSSNFDEALTAYPNLLVEFYAPWCGHCKALAPEYARAAGMLKEEGSEIRLGKVDATEESDLAQEFGVRGYPTIKFFKGGDKESARDYSAGRQADDIVNWLKKRTGPAVTTLVDVTATQSLIADNEVVVVGFFKDVASAGAKAFEKAAEAVEDIPFATTSEEAVFTKFEVSQDSVVLFKKFDEGRNTFDGDLTKDNILSFVKANQLPLVIEFTEQTAPKIFGGEIKSHILMFLPKAASDFQDKMDQFKKAAESFKGQILFIFIDSDVDDNQRILEFFGLKKEECPAIRLITLEDEMTKYKPENDAITAESIVQFCMQFLEGKLKPHRMSQDVPEDWDKNPVKVLVGKNFEEVAFDPKKNVFVEFYAPWCGHCKQLNPIWEKLGEKYKDSADIIVAKMDSTANEIEAVKVHSFPTLKFFPAGDEHTVIDYNGERTLEGFTKFLESGGKEGGAPAGDDDDEDYDADDLDEGQDEDSDGEDDDGHDEL
- the LOC131126275 gene encoding protein phosphatase 1 regulatory subunit 27-like is translated as MKYYRYPVSQTLGLRSYTQDKYRSSVSQKPPRNVHFPHDVVFQDFVRHGELERIGRFIRARRVSLDTIYHSGMAAIHEAVLSGNLECVELLVHYGADIHQRDEEGWTPLHMACSDGFPHIARYLLSIGADPNLENDSGEKPADLIDPDNKELLDLFGPVDD
- the anapc11 gene encoding anaphase-promoting complex subunit 11, yielding MKVKIKKWNGVASWLWVANDENCGICRLAFNGCCPDCKVPGDDCPLVWGQCSHCFHMHCILKWLNSQQVQQQCPMCRQEWKFKE